A DNA window from Roseovarius sp. Pro17 contains the following coding sequences:
- a CDS encoding amidase: protein MILHQPDQTKGSDLCYLSAIKALEMFRKRTLSPVELLTAQIARAERVEPQINAFTETFFDTAMAEARLAEQRYMSRATDLRPLEGLTVTIKDVLDQKGVCNSRGSLIFKDHRADNDHPVVERVRQAGGVIHARTTTSEFAFGWVTATRLWGVTRNPWNPDRTPGGSSGGAAASLAAGTSTLAIGADSAGSIRVPAALCGIVGYKPPHGRVPDPVEGFDPYSVIGPMARSVPDCALLQNTISGVHPADIASLRENVILPIEGFAADGLRLAVAFDLGKALPDPEIVAAIRGIVAKLQAHGAVIEEPSIDWRSEIGDVARLHSACLFAPWFSDIMEQHGDQLCDYTRWTAEFMKSCSLRDLMGSYDVAKRLYRTMQPVLDHYDALICPVVLTNNVSADQKPWTEMQVNGVRLNSDYDWVATAHFNMLGELPALSVPIGLDADGMPVGLQVIARSFDDTRAFKVAAAIESIVGSRW, encoded by the coding sequence ATGATATTGCATCAGCCGGATCAGACGAAGGGTAGCGATCTGTGCTATCTGAGCGCGATCAAAGCGTTGGAGATGTTTCGCAAGCGGACACTATCACCGGTCGAGCTTCTGACCGCGCAGATCGCGCGGGCGGAGCGTGTTGAGCCCCAGATTAACGCCTTTACCGAGACGTTTTTTGACACCGCCATGGCCGAGGCCAGACTGGCCGAACAGCGCTACATGTCTCGGGCTACCGATCTGCGGCCGCTTGAGGGCCTGACCGTCACGATCAAGGATGTGCTGGATCAGAAGGGTGTCTGCAACTCGCGCGGCAGCCTGATTTTCAAGGACCATCGCGCCGATAACGATCATCCTGTCGTTGAGAGGGTCAGGCAGGCTGGCGGGGTCATTCACGCCCGCACGACGACGTCTGAATTCGCCTTCGGCTGGGTGACCGCCACACGCCTGTGGGGCGTGACGCGCAACCCGTGGAACCCTGATCGCACGCCCGGCGGCTCGTCTGGTGGCGCGGCGGCCAGCCTTGCGGCAGGGACCAGCACGCTGGCCATTGGGGCCGATAGTGCGGGATCGATCCGCGTTCCCGCCGCGCTCTGCGGTATCGTTGGATACAAGCCACCGCATGGCAGGGTGCCTGACCCGGTCGAGGGATTTGACCCCTATAGCGTTATCGGCCCCATGGCCCGCAGCGTGCCCGACTGCGCGCTGCTACAGAATACCATCAGCGGAGTGCATCCTGCCGACATCGCCTCGTTGCGCGAGAACGTCATACTTCCGATCGAAGGATTTGCGGCCGACGGCTTGCGACTTGCGGTCGCTTTTGACCTTGGCAAGGCCCTGCCAGATCCCGAAATCGTTGCGGCGATCCGAGGCATCGTTGCCAAGCTGCAAGCACACGGCGCCGTGATCGAAGAACCCAGCATCGACTGGCGCAGCGAAATTGGCGACGTCGCCCGTCTTCATTCGGCCTGTCTGTTCGCGCCTTGGTTTAGCGACATTATGGAGCAACATGGGGACCAACTCTGCGATTATACCAGATGGACCGCCGAGTTCATGAAGTCCTGCTCCCTCCGCGATTTGATGGGCAGCTATGACGTTGCCAAACGCCTCTACCGCACGATGCAGCCTGTTTTGGATCACTACGATGCCTTGATTTGCCCGGTGGTCCTGACGAACAACGTCAGCGCGGACCAAAAACCGTGGACAGAGATGCAGGTGAACGGCGTTCGCCTGAATTCCGACTACGATTGGGTGGCAACCGCGCATTTCAACATGCTGGGCGAATTGCCGGCGCTTTCGGTTCCCATCGGGCTGGACGCGGATGGCATGCCAGTCGGGCTGCAAGTAATCGCGCGATCCTTTGACGACACGAGGGCGTTCAAGGTCGCCGCTGCGATTGAGAGTATCGTTGGAAGCCGCTGGTGA
- a CDS encoding ABC transporter permease: MNVRSLKHSGGGSYTGLKSGLILAAILLNVALIMTGESLAWLREYPEAWVWGIAGATTTAVKYFVNDLAIGGVSVAEMTRGFANLIKVPMLVLQGILSEGFEFYGDNGDATIYRGLPWPAVIVGLTAFSWWAAGRNVALFSLFSLVYFLVFGLWQSSMLTLSSVVVAVFVSFVLGILLGILGYRNARANAILMPIYDVMQTIPTFSYLVPVLLLFGFNPVAAMIATVIYAMPPMARVTTLALQRVPPNIADFGDMAGCTKRQKMWQVMLPAARQNLLIGLNQVIMLTFAMVIIASVIGAGGLGGEVYQGLKALRIGDAVEAGIAITLMAIMLDRISKAIALSRPDHVEAAPSAMWQRHPLIFGWIAIALLLILLGQIFPSLYAYPKAATISTGSFWNDAITWIGDTYYSQIKALRDTTITYIMRPMKSFLLDVPWTGFIAVIAAISYAIGGRRLAIMSASLLGFIAVTGYWDGAMVSLYLVLLSVIVALIIALPVGIWAGLNPRVDHVVTAIIDTLQTLPSFVYLIPVVMLFSVGEFAGLVAIVAYSLPPGVRYTKQGIQNVARSSIEAGDMAGCTRWQKLMNVQLPLAIPDIMLGVNQTIMFAFGMLVITALVGTRGQEHDTLVAISKVQPGEGIVAGLGIAFLSIITDRLISQGSRNFQRRSGLSQR, from the coding sequence ATGAACGTGCGCTCTCTTAAGCACTCTGGGGGCGGCAGCTATACCGGCCTAAAATCCGGTCTAATCCTCGCCGCGATCCTCTTGAACGTTGCCCTGATTATGACGGGCGAAAGTTTAGCGTGGCTGCGGGAATACCCCGAGGCGTGGGTCTGGGGCATCGCAGGGGCGACCACGACTGCGGTTAAGTATTTCGTAAATGATCTGGCTATCGGCGGCGTGAGCGTGGCCGAGATGACGCGCGGTTTTGCGAACCTGATCAAGGTGCCGATGCTGGTGCTGCAAGGGATCCTATCGGAGGGGTTCGAGTTTTACGGCGACAACGGCGACGCCACGATCTATCGGGGATTGCCGTGGCCTGCCGTGATCGTCGGCCTCACCGCGTTTTCATGGTGGGCGGCAGGCCGCAACGTGGCGCTCTTCTCGCTATTCTCGCTGGTCTATTTCCTCGTCTTCGGTCTTTGGCAATCCTCGATGCTGACGCTGTCGTCGGTGGTCGTGGCCGTGTTCGTCAGCTTTGTGCTGGGTATTCTGCTAGGTATCCTCGGCTATCGAAACGCCCGCGCAAACGCGATCCTCATGCCGATCTACGACGTGATGCAGACCATCCCGACGTTTTCCTACTTAGTGCCTGTTTTGCTACTGTTCGGCTTCAACCCGGTGGCAGCGATGATTGCCACGGTCATCTACGCGATGCCGCCGATGGCGCGCGTGACGACATTGGCGCTGCAACGCGTGCCGCCCAACATTGCCGATTTCGGTGACATGGCAGGCTGCACGAAACGCCAAAAGATGTGGCAGGTGATGCTGCCTGCAGCCCGCCAGAATCTGCTCATCGGCCTGAACCAGGTGATCATGCTAACCTTTGCGATGGTGATCATTGCATCGGTCATCGGCGCCGGCGGTCTAGGCGGCGAGGTTTACCAAGGGCTCAAGGCACTGCGGATCGGCGATGCGGTCGAGGCCGGCATCGCCATTACCCTGATGGCGATCATGCTGGACCGCATTTCCAAGGCCATCGCCCTCAGCAGGCCCGATCACGTCGAGGCCGCGCCCAGCGCAATGTGGCAAAGGCACCCGCTGATATTTGGATGGATCGCGATTGCCCTGCTGCTTATCCTACTGGGGCAGATATTTCCGTCCCTTTATGCCTATCCCAAGGCGGCCACCATTTCGACCGGATCGTTCTGGAACGACGCAATCACATGGATCGGCGATACCTATTACAGCCAGATCAAGGCGCTGCGCGATACCACGATCACCTACATCATGCGCCCGATGAAATCATTTCTTCTAGACGTTCCATGGACCGGGTTTATCGCGGTTATCGCCGCCATCTCCTATGCGATCGGTGGGCGGCGGTTGGCGATCATGAGTGCGAGCCTTTTGGGTTTCATCGCCGTGACCGGCTATTGGGACGGCGCGATGGTGTCGCTATACTTGGTGCTGCTCTCGGTGATCGTGGCGCTGATCATTGCACTGCCGGTCGGCATATGGGCCGGGCTGAACCCGCGCGTCGATCACGTGGTCACAGCCATCATCGACACGCTTCAGACGCTCCCCAGCTTTGTTTACCTGATCCCGGTTGTGATGCTGTTCAGCGTCGGCGAATTTGCCGGGCTGGTCGCTATCGTCGCGTATTCCTTGCCGCCGGGCGTGCGTTACACCAAGCAAGGCATTCAAAATGTCGCACGGTCCAGTATTGAGGCCGGCGATATGGCCGGTTGCACGCGATGGCAGAAACTGATGAACGTACAGTTGCCCCTCGCCATTCCGGATATCATGCTGGGGGTCAATCAAACGATCATGTTTGCCTTCGGGATGCTGGTCATCACCGCGCTGGTCGGCACGCGCGGTCAGGAGCATGATACGCTGGTGGCGATTTCCAAGGTGCAGCCGGGTGAGGGCATCGTTGCCGGGCTTGGCATTGCCTTCTTGTCGATCATCACTGACCGCCTGATCAGTCAGGGCAGCCGCAATTTCCAGCGCCGATCCGGGCTGTCGCAGCGATGA
- a CDS encoding betaine/proline/choline family ABC transporter ATP-binding protein, whose amino-acid sequence MTQETETPSGDVLISCRSVWKLYGAKADDVAAKHGQNISDEIIAENGLIPAARDVSFDVRKGEIFVIMGLSGSGKSTILRCMTGLIEPTMGQLLVSGTDLGTATRQQLIDLRRKVMGMVFQDFALLPHLTVLDNVAFPLKVQGKSRADRHAKAREMVELVGLEGREAYLPHELSGGQQQRVGIARSLTTEPEIWFLDEPFSALDPLIRAEMQDEFLRLQNLLQKSIVFVTHDFDEAIRLADRIAIMADGRVVQIGTPEELITNPADEYVAKFTEKVPRSKVVTVRSVMGPVRPDLSGAPINAGALVGDVAEQAMSGPDALPVAGKDGTIIGALDRAAVTAVLLNRDASA is encoded by the coding sequence GTGACGCAAGAAACCGAAACTCCCTCGGGCGACGTGCTGATAAGTTGCAGGTCAGTCTGGAAACTCTACGGTGCCAAAGCCGATGACGTCGCCGCAAAGCATGGCCAGAACATCAGTGACGAAATCATTGCCGAAAATGGCCTGATACCGGCCGCGCGTGACGTCAGCTTTGACGTCCGCAAGGGCGAGATATTCGTGATCATGGGGCTGTCCGGGTCGGGCAAATCGACCATCCTGCGCTGCATGACTGGTCTGATCGAGCCGACCATGGGCCAGTTGCTGGTGTCCGGCACGGATCTCGGGACGGCCACGCGGCAACAACTGATCGATCTACGTCGCAAGGTGATGGGCATGGTCTTTCAGGATTTCGCCCTGCTGCCGCACCTGACTGTCTTGGACAACGTTGCCTTCCCGCTGAAGGTGCAGGGTAAATCACGCGCAGACCGCCACGCAAAGGCGCGCGAGATGGTGGAACTGGTCGGGCTGGAAGGGCGCGAGGCTTACCTCCCGCACGAGTTATCCGGCGGCCAGCAACAGCGCGTCGGCATTGCCCGCAGCCTGACGACCGAGCCTGAAATCTGGTTTCTGGACGAGCCGTTTTCGGCGCTTGACCCGCTTATCCGGGCCGAGATGCAGGACGAGTTTCTGCGCCTTCAGAATCTGCTGCAAAAATCCATTGTCTTCGTCACTCATGACTTCGACGAGGCGATCCGGCTGGCTGACCGCATTGCGATCATGGCGGACGGCAGGGTCGTGCAGATCGGCACGCCCGAAGAGTTGATCACCAATCCGGCCGATGAATACGTTGCCAAATTTACCGAAAAGGTTCCCCGCAGCAAGGTCGTGACAGTAAGGTCCGTCATGGGGCCAGTGCGCCCCGACCTGAGCGGTGCCCCGATCAATGCCGGCGCCCTTGTCGGTGATGTGGCGGAGCAGGCCATGTCCGGCCCGGATGCCCTGCCGGTCGCGGGTAAGGATGGGACGATTATCGGCGCGTTGGACCGTGCGGCTGTCACAGCGGTGCTGTTGAACCGGGATGCGAGCGCATGA
- a CDS encoding glycine betaine ABC transporter substrate-binding protein, with the protein MKMHKSTSLAVLAMSLTGISAPAFAVDRTDPIVVPLVSDTSSDVIAKILGSTLAEAGYRVDYVQADYTASFSGIQTGDLHYTICWQSTWELCEGSTEGGKAENVGSTGISSAEGWWYPLSLKEQCPGLPDWKALKEPACIEALATAETTPKARFVEGPADWVMPVSEMAAAFDINVEPIPSGSAAALVATISAAARRGEPVIGWGYTPHWYFMSDEGEFVEFPAFEEECYTDPAWGTNPDATHDCGVKVGSLWVYANSELLAEEAEAKAIMGNFELSDSQLADVFRSIDVDGVALDEAVGSWMTDNKAIWSAWIN; encoded by the coding sequence ATGAAAATGCATAAATCCACAAGCCTCGCAGTTTTGGCCATGTCACTAACTGGCATCTCCGCGCCCGCCTTCGCGGTCGACCGGACTGACCCGATCGTGGTGCCCTTGGTCAGCGACACGTCATCGGACGTGATCGCCAAGATCCTTGGCAGCACTCTGGCCGAAGCAGGCTACCGCGTCGATTATGTCCAGGCCGACTACACTGCCAGCTTTTCGGGCATTCAGACCGGCGATCTGCACTACACGATCTGCTGGCAGTCGACCTGGGAGCTTTGCGAAGGGTCCACCGAGGGCGGCAAGGCTGAGAATGTTGGCTCCACCGGCATCAGCTCGGCCGAAGGCTGGTGGTATCCGCTCAGCCTCAAGGAGCAGTGCCCCGGCCTGCCCGATTGGAAAGCGCTGAAGGAACCGGCCTGCATTGAGGCGCTTGCGACCGCGGAAACAACTCCCAAAGCGCGGTTCGTCGAAGGCCCGGCAGATTGGGTCATGCCCGTCTCGGAAATGGCCGCAGCGTTCGACATCAATGTCGAGCCGATCCCCTCGGGAAGCGCCGCCGCACTGGTTGCGACGATTTCCGCAGCAGCGCGGCGCGGCGAGCCTGTGATCGGCTGGGGCTACACGCCACACTGGTATTTCATGAGCGACGAGGGCGAATTCGTCGAATTCCCCGCGTTCGAGGAGGAATGCTATACCGATCCTGCGTGGGGAACGAACCCCGATGCTACGCACGACTGCGGCGTCAAGGTCGGTTCGCTTTGGGTCTACGCAAACTCTGAATTACTGGCCGAAGAGGCAGAAGCCAAAGCCATCATGGGTAACTTCGAGCTGAGCGACAGCCAACTGGCCGACGTGTTCCGCAGCATCGACGTGGACGGCGTCGCATTGGACGAGGCCGTCGGAAGCTGGATGACGGACAACAAGGCAATCTGGTCCGCTTGGATCAATTGA